In the genome of Lactuca sativa cultivar Salinas chromosome 3, Lsat_Salinas_v11, whole genome shotgun sequence, the window GGCGCGTGCTTTTGCTGTCACCGAACCTTTTTTAAGAAAATCCACAAGTAAATCGTACGTACCGAGCTCGACGACTATTTTCTGAGACTCGATATTCGTCGGATCCGTAAACCGGAATAGCGCGCTCAAGGCGTTCTCTTTCGCCTCTGTGCTTCCCGATTCCAGTATGTCTATAATCGCTTTAAGTCCTTCCAACTCGATTAGTTTTTTTGTCAATTCAACTTCCGATTTCGGAACGTTCGCTAGCAAACCAACCGCAGCCTTTTGTACGTCGCTTTTCCCAGAGTTTTCAAGAAGACCGATGAAAGCCTCGAGTCTTCTCGGCTTTAAAAGGAACTCCGCCACTCCCTGCGGTTCATGATTCGAGAATAAAAACAAGAGGTTGATGGCGGCTTCACGTGTTTCACTATCGGAGTGGTCCAGAAGAGTCAGAACACGAGAAACACCGCTGGCGGTGACCACGGCGGTTTTCACCAGTCCAGCGTCCGAttcacatattttgaaaagaacaCGTAAAACCGGCCTCAATACAGTGTAAGGCAATCGCGAGTTTTGTAAAAAAGCTAATAAATTCTCGACTAATGACTCTAAATTGAGCTTCACGCCGTTTATGTCCACAAGAAACTTGATTCCATCGCCATTAGAGGTGAGTTTTTCGAGGATTTGAGAGCATTTGGAGAGGATGAGAAATGGTAAAGGTAAAGAGCGCATTAGGTTGATCACTAGAGGGACTCCATCAAAAGCTGCGAAAAGGGTTTTGTTGTCTGAATTTGTTAAAAGCTTTACAAGCATTGATAACGATACTTCTTTTGATTCCAGGTCAGCAGATGCCATTTCGAGCAAAGGTGGAATTAAACCTAGCGAACATACGAGCTTTGTGTTTTcttcttcaagctccaaatcaaCAATCCCTCTTAGCATTGCCATTTTTGTTTCTTTTGGACCTTCGGTGACAATCAAATAAATGAATTAGTGAAAAAAAAAGAGGAAAGGGAACACAAAGATGAAATTTTTTTGTATATGTTGTATAAAGAAAATGACAAGAAAAGTATTCTAACCTTGAATAATCCTACCAACAAGAGGTCTATACCATTCCTTTTTTGCAGCCAAAATAGCATTTTTGTCATCAAAATCTACAAGTTTTTGCAAGATTTTCTGTGCTTTTTCTGCTAACTCCATCTCTGAACCCTTTAAGATGGTAACAAGAAAGGAAACCGGATTACATTGTTGAGAAATTTCCCTTGCATGATCCATATTTTGACTGGACTCCTCAAGAACTAACTCACATATCAACTCTAATGAAGCTTTAGATAGACTTGATTCACATCCTAAGCATGGAACAATGTTACAAAATCCCTTATTTGCAACCAACAGATCCTATAAAattaaacaaacaaataaataaataaataacaaatcaGATACAACATGTTCGGATTAAGTCAAAATAAAACAAGTCTAAAAGAATAAGTGCTTAAGCCCAATAAGGTATAGTAGAAAAGAGAAGGGTGAGAATTAAATGACCTTGTTTCTTGAATGTCCCTCAACAGCATCCTTTAACGTAACCAACACATCCGTTTTCACTTGTGAATTACATAAGTTTGGGAGGATTTCAATAAGCAATTTGGTGACACCACCAATTGAAATCCAATCTTTATTTATTACATTCTCTTTCATAAGTTCCTGAATCTGAAAAAGTGCATCTTTCACAGATTCATCATTTTCCATCATCAATTTAAACTTACAAGATCTAATCCTCATACAATAATTAAGCTCTTTCCACTCTTCAATCGATTGTCTCAACTGAATATTCGATCTAAAAGACAAATCTTCAAGTTCTTCACCCGTAACAGGATCCGTTTTTTCACCCGACCCAAACCATTCTTCAATCGCCACTCTGGAATAAGCAGTTCCATTCGAAAGACTAACAGGATCAACCATTACACTTTTAGTAATCCCACAAATGAAAGCTTTAAAAGGTGGAATAGATTCTGATTTTGAATCATGACGTTCGATTACTCTTAACCTTTGCATATACTGATCTTTCACATGTTCATAATCTCTAGCAGCATCTGCACGCGACAACAATTCGATAATTTGTTCCAAGAAATAAACTTCTGCTCTTTCTTTTCGGTTTTCGgcttcttctttctctctttTAAAGCTATCGAGCTCTTTTCTTATCTCAGAAGGCTCAATCACAACTCCTACAGCCATTGCTATATCTTCAATTATATCATTAGCAAAACCCTGATCAAGTTTTTGATTCATGAGCCCTTCGTTTAACTTATCAAGAATTTGAAGATGAGATTGACATGTTGCAAATTCAGCTCTT includes:
- the LOC111897155 gene encoding U-box domain-containing protein 44 isoform X1; translation: MADILPIGTILAVAINQVIKTAHAANDIVIEKESFKILSSHLFDILRVLKELELQKLNESPLARKALENLETDVKKANTLVEKYKNRGRFYLLIKCRHIVKEVQDVTRDIGKSLNTLCLANTEVLSGISDEISRLQNEMQRAEFATCQSHLQILDKLNEGLMNQKLDQGFANDIIEDIAMAVGVVIEPSEIRKELDSFKREKEEAENRKERAEVYFLEQIIELLSRADAARDYEHVKDQYMQRLRVIERHDSKSESIPPFKAFICGITKSVMVDPVSLSNGTAYSRVAIEEWFGSGEKTDPVTGEELEDLSFRSNIQLRQSIEEWKELNYCMRIRSCKFKLMMENDESVKDALFQIQELMKENVINKDWISIGGVTKLLIEILPNLCNSQVKTDVLVTLKDAVEGHSRNKDLLVANKGFCNIVPCLGCESSLSKASLELICELVLEESSQNMDHAREISQQCNPVSFLVTILKGSEMELAEKAQKILQKLVDFDDKNAILAAKKEWYRPLVGRIIQGPKETKMAMLRGIVDLELEEENTKLVCSLGLIPPLLEMASADLESKEVSLSMLVKLLTNSDNKTLFAAFDGVPLVINLMRSLPLPFLILSKCSQILEKLTSNGDGIKFLVDINGVKLNLESLVENLLAFLQNSRLPYTVLRPVLRVLFKICESDAGLVKTAVVTASGVSRVLTLLDHSDSETREAAINLLFLFSNHEPQGVAEFLLKPRRLEAFIGLLENSGKSDVQKAAVGLLANVPKSEVELTKKLIELEGLKAIIDILESGSTEAKENALSALFRFTDPTNIESQKIVVELGTYDLLVDFLKKGSVTAKARAAALIGDLSMRSSELTVTSKSNRWCSCFGRTGAAMCAAHGGICSVKGTFCVLEAGALPDLVKLLQSEVHATTYEAIQTLSTLVQKESPRRGAHVLHDCGAVVPILEVLNWGSESLKVEALEVLEKVFMLTEMVDWYGAGARIPLVRLTGGSIHEDGHLHRKAAKVLLLIERHSRRSSTSLVAGFNG
- the LOC111897155 gene encoding U-box domain-containing protein 44 isoform X2, encoding MSQEILGFANDIIEDIAMAVGVVIEPSEIRKELDSFKREKEEAENRKERAEVYFLEQIIELLSRADAARDYEHVKDQYMQRLRVIERHDSKSESIPPFKAFICGITKSVMVDPVSLSNGTAYSRVAIEEWFGSGEKTDPVTGEELEDLSFRSNIQLRQSIEEWKELNYCMRIRSCKFKLMMENDESVKDALFQIQELMKENVINKDWISIGGVTKLLIEILPNLCNSQVKTDVLVTLKDAVEGHSRNKDLLVANKGFCNIVPCLGCESSLSKASLELICELVLEESSQNMDHAREISQQCNPVSFLVTILKGSEMELAEKAQKILQKLVDFDDKNAILAAKKEWYRPLVGRIIQGPKETKMAMLRGIVDLELEEENTKLVCSLGLIPPLLEMASADLESKEVSLSMLVKLLTNSDNKTLFAAFDGVPLVINLMRSLPLPFLILSKCSQILEKLTSNGDGIKFLVDINGVKLNLESLVENLLAFLQNSRLPYTVLRPVLRVLFKICESDAGLVKTAVVTASGVSRVLTLLDHSDSETREAAINLLFLFSNHEPQGVAEFLLKPRRLEAFIGLLENSGKSDVQKAAVGLLANVPKSEVELTKKLIELEGLKAIIDILESGSTEAKENALSALFRFTDPTNIESQKIVVELGTYDLLVDFLKKGSVTAKARAAALIGDLSMRSSELTVTSKSNRWCSCFGRTGAAMCAAHGGICSVKGTFCVLEAGALPDLVKLLQSEVHATTYEAIQTLSTLVQKESPRRGAHVLHDCGAVVPILEVLNWGSESLKVEALEVLEKVFMLTEMVDWYGAGARIPLVRLTGGSIHEDGHLHRKAAKVLLLIERHSRRSSTSLVAGFNG